The following coding sequences are from one Pseudomonadota bacterium window:
- a CDS encoding 5-bromo-4-chloroindolyl phosphate hydrolysis family protein → MAEPYTRETAGYWRSQGVLLFVLPLPLLWVVVTAIASGATDRLITAVVALGLCWLGAMLNRSGLQAEAEFRRRKIATAPATPRKTLGAILIAAGTFLTAAFLVGNGFTVGAIAGALAGLGSIMHYGTDPRGDKGVAKATHGYTTEEIVDALSSAQRKIEAIELASRGIPNSELGQRLHRITDKAREIIGVIEDDPGDLRRARKFLNVYLDGAVKVTEGYARSHENDTDGMLETNFRNVLDTIESTFAEQKEKLLQDDIFDLDVQIEVLKTQLEKEGVG, encoded by the coding sequence GTGGCTGAGCCCTATACACGAGAAACAGCGGGCTACTGGCGTTCACAGGGCGTGCTGCTGTTTGTGCTGCCATTGCCCTTGCTGTGGGTGGTGGTTACCGCGATTGCCAGCGGCGCCACCGATCGCTTGATCACCGCCGTCGTGGCGCTCGGTCTTTGCTGGTTAGGGGCCATGCTCAATCGCAGCGGACTACAGGCCGAGGCCGAATTTCGACGCCGTAAAATTGCAACAGCACCCGCGACACCGCGCAAAACGCTCGGCGCAATATTGATCGCTGCCGGCACGTTTTTGACCGCCGCGTTTTTGGTGGGCAATGGTTTCACCGTAGGGGCAATCGCAGGCGCGCTCGCGGGTCTTGGCTCGATCATGCACTACGGCACCGATCCGCGTGGCGATAAGGGGGTCGCAAAAGCGACTCATGGCTACACGACCGAAGAAATTGTCGACGCGTTGAGTAGCGCGCAACGCAAGATCGAGGCCATTGAACTGGCCAGTCGCGGTATCCCAAACTCCGAGCTTGGGCAGCGGTTGCATCGCATTACCGACAAGGCACGAGAGATCATTGGTGTGATTGAAGACGACCCCGGTGATCTACGCCGGGCACGCAAATTTCTCAATGTGTATCTGGATGGCGCAGTGAAAGTGACCGAGGGATACGCGCGCAGCCACGAAAACGACACCGATGGCATGCTCGAAACCAATTTCCGCAACGTGCTCGACACCATCGAAAGCACCTTTGCCGAACAAAAGGAAAAACTGCTGCAAGACGATATTTTTGATCTCGATGTTCAAATTGAAGTGCTGAAAACGCAGCTTGAAAAAGAAGGAGTGGGCTAG
- a CDS encoding toxic anion resistance protein — MSNQSDSSVDQTATTMVGGDLHVAAANLPELKDAMVVYESAAPEERAKIEELMASINLADTNSIIFFGTKAQENLTTVSDNMLEGVKNKDLGAAGDSLSDMVATLRGFDADGLEKPGFFARLFGRAKPIVKFLQRYEDVRKQIDKISNELDSHKTKLLTDITSLDRLYEANLQYFHDLELYIAAGDEKLRLLDEEVIPELDRAAQATDDVIKAQELRDLRSARDDLERRVHDLKLTRQVTMQSLPSIRLVQENDKGLVTKINSTMANTIPLWQTQLATSVTIARSHAAAKSVKAASDLTNELLEENAEALKTANAEVRAQIERGVFDLESVKKANQSLIDTIEESLQIADEGKRRRAEAVVQLQEMENNLKETLAAASARANA, encoded by the coding sequence ATGTCTAACCAAAGCGATTCCAGTGTTGATCAAACCGCAACCACTATGGTCGGTGGCGACCTGCACGTAGCCGCTGCCAACCTACCAGAGCTGAAGGACGCGATGGTGGTCTATGAGTCGGCCGCGCCGGAAGAGCGTGCCAAAATCGAAGAGCTAATGGCCAGCATCAATCTGGCGGACACCAACTCCATCATTTTCTTTGGCACCAAAGCCCAAGAAAACCTCACAACCGTGTCCGATAACATGCTCGAGGGCGTCAAAAACAAAGACCTCGGTGCAGCGGGCGATTCGCTGAGTGACATGGTCGCGACACTGCGTGGGTTTGATGCGGATGGCCTTGAAAAACCCGGCTTCTTCGCGCGTCTTTTTGGCCGCGCCAAACCGATCGTCAAGTTTTTACAGCGTTACGAAGACGTGCGCAAACAGATCGATAAAATCAGCAACGAGCTGGACTCCCATAAAACCAAACTGCTCACCGACATCACATCGCTCGACCGACTGTACGAAGCCAACCTGCAGTACTTTCACGATTTAGAACTGTACATCGCTGCAGGCGATGAAAAATTGCGCCTGCTTGACGAAGAGGTCATTCCCGAACTCGATCGTGCAGCGCAGGCCACCGACGATGTCATCAAAGCCCAGGAGTTGCGCGACCTGCGAAGTGCACGGGATGATCTTGAGCGTCGGGTTCACGACCTCAAACTCACGCGCCAAGTCACGATGCAGAGTCTACCGAGCATTCGCTTAGTGCAAGAAAATGACAAGGGCCTGGTGACTAAGATAAATAGCACCATGGCCAACACGATTCCGCTGTGGCAAACGCAGCTTGCGACATCGGTAACGATCGCGCGCTCGCACGCCGCGGCCAAGTCCGTCAAGGCGGCTTCTGACCTTACTAACGAACTGCTTGAGGAAAACGCCGAGGCGCTTAAAACCGCCAACGCTGAGGTTCGCGCACAAATCGAGCGCGGCGTATTCGATCTCGAAAGCGTGAAGAAAGCGAATCAGTCGCTCATCGACACCATCGAAGAAAGCCTGCAAATTGCCGACGAAGGCAAGCGCCGCCGTGCAGAGGCTGTCGTGCAGCTTCAAGAGATGGAAAACAATCTCAAGGAAACGCTGGCAGCTGCGAGCGCCCGGGCTAACGCGTAA
- a CDS encoding SPFH domain-containing protein, producing MGFWEKLFGEFVDVIEWTDDSANTMVYRFERYGNEIKYGAALTVRESQVAVLVNEGKIADVFQPGMYKLETNNMPVLSTLQGWPHGFESPFKAEVYFFNTKRFIDLKWGTKNPIMLRDKEFDVVRLRAFGTYEIRVLDAVAFLREVVGTDGHYTTNEITNQLRNLILSRFANVLGESDIPVLDLAANYDDLSTFVTAKISPEFKEYGLTLTRMLVENISLPPEVEKALDKRTSMGAIGGLRDYADFQAAEAMTQAASNPGGGASDGVGLGMGIAIATRMSESLGAAGSGHPAGPPRIPTEARFYVAVNGHQTGPYTLVEMNAKIAGGEVKPETLTWTQGEKDWQPAAKLTELATLFDHQPPPVPTSS from the coding sequence ATGGGATTTTGGGAAAAATTGTTTGGCGAATTTGTTGATGTCATTGAGTGGACCGATGACTCCGCCAACACGATGGTGTATCGCTTTGAGCGCTACGGCAACGAAATCAAGTATGGCGCCGCTCTCACTGTGCGCGAGTCGCAGGTTGCGGTGTTGGTTAATGAGGGAAAAATTGCCGATGTCTTCCAGCCTGGCATGTACAAACTCGAAACCAACAATATGCCGGTGCTCTCCACGCTGCAGGGCTGGCCGCACGGATTCGAAAGCCCGTTCAAGGCCGAGGTGTATTTTTTTAACACCAAACGCTTTATCGATCTCAAATGGGGCACCAAAAATCCGATCATGCTGCGCGACAAGGAGTTTGATGTTGTGCGTTTGCGCGCGTTTGGCACGTACGAAATTCGCGTGCTCGATGCGGTCGCGTTTTTGCGCGAAGTAGTGGGCACCGACGGTCACTACACCACCAATGAAATCACCAATCAATTGCGCAATCTGATCCTCTCGCGGTTTGCCAACGTACTGGGTGAATCCGACATACCCGTTCTTGACCTGGCGGCAAACTACGACGACTTGAGCACGTTCGTGACAGCCAAAATTTCACCGGAGTTTAAGGAATATGGACTGACGCTCACGCGAATGCTGGTGGAGAATATTTCACTGCCGCCCGAGGTCGAAAAGGCGCTCGACAAACGGACAAGCATGGGCGCGATCGGTGGCCTACGCGACTATGCAGACTTCCAGGCAGCCGAAGCCATGACGCAAGCGGCCTCCAATCCAGGAGGCGGTGCCTCCGATGGCGTTGGACTCGGCATGGGTATCGCGATTGCGACCCGCATGAGCGAGTCACTTGGCGCGGCCGGCAGCGGCCATCCGGCTGGCCCACCGCGCATTCCGACGGAAGCGCGGTTTTACGTGGCCGTCAATGGCCATCAAACCGGTCCGTATACGCTGGTGGAAATGAACGCCAAAATCGCCGGCGGCGAAGTGAAACCGGAAACGCTCACTTGGACACAGGGTGAGAAAGATTGGCAGCCCGCAGCCAAGCTGACTGAATTAGCCACATTGTTTGACCACCAACCGCCACCGGTGCCGACGTCGTCCTAA
- a CDS encoding primosomal protein N' (replication factor Y) - superfamily II helicase, with protein MAAWRRSESETAQPPARVRSAQRAEAPRQFPCEQCGALVTFEPGSNELVCDYCSHRTPITRAEGLVREYDLNEALRWLETAGPANERPSTQCDSCAAEFDFDRHVHSGECPFCGTPIVIGTGSDKHIKPRSLLPFHITEHQAQEQFRRWLKGLWFAPSKIKRHARQEASLNGVYVPYWTYDSQTHTQYVGERGDAYMVPESYTTVENGRRVRRTRMVRKVRWRPVRGRVRRFFDDVLVGATRSLPRKITDSLLPWDLENLTPYNEKYLSGFQSEVYQVDLDQGFDVAVDTMNRLIRRDIANDIGGDHQRIHHADTRHSNTTFKHVLLPVWSAGFQFGKKTYRFVVNGRTGKVRGERPYSVWKITLAALAAIAAIIVIMAVADESGALDTLINTVEFGGF; from the coding sequence ATGGCTGCGTGGCGCCGAAGTGAATCTGAAACGGCCCAGCCTCCGGCGCGGGTCCGTTCCGCTCAGCGCGCGGAAGCGCCGCGCCAGTTTCCGTGCGAGCAATGCGGCGCGCTCGTCACGTTTGAGCCGGGATCTAACGAGCTGGTGTGCGATTACTGCTCGCATCGAACACCGATAACACGCGCCGAAGGGCTGGTACGCGAGTACGATCTAAATGAAGCACTGCGTTGGCTCGAGACCGCAGGACCAGCGAACGAGCGACCGTCTACGCAGTGCGACTCGTGCGCCGCCGAGTTCGATTTTGATCGTCACGTGCACTCCGGCGAGTGCCCGTTCTGCGGCACGCCGATTGTGATTGGCACCGGAAGCGACAAACACATCAAGCCGCGATCGCTGCTGCCTTTTCATATCACCGAGCATCAAGCACAGGAACAGTTTCGACGCTGGCTAAAAGGCCTGTGGTTTGCACCGAGTAAAATCAAGCGACATGCTCGACAAGAAGCCTCACTCAATGGCGTGTACGTCCCGTACTGGACATACGACAGCCAGACCCACACTCAGTATGTAGGCGAACGAGGCGATGCCTATATGGTGCCCGAATCCTACACCACCGTAGAAAATGGTCGTCGAGTACGCCGCACTCGCATGGTCAGAAAAGTCCGCTGGCGTCCGGTACGCGGCCGGGTGAGACGCTTTTTTGATGACGTGCTGGTCGGAGCAACCCGCTCGTTGCCCCGTAAAATCACAGACAGCCTCTTACCCTGGGACCTGGAAAATCTAACGCCGTATAACGAGAAGTACCTAAGTGGCTTTCAGAGCGAGGTCTATCAGGTCGATCTTGATCAGGGTTTTGACGTGGCGGTCGACACCATGAACCGCCTAATCCGTCGCGACATCGCAAACGATATTGGTGGCGACCATCAACGAATCCATCATGCGGATACACGCCATTCCAATACGACGTTTAAACACGTGCTGCTACCGGTATGGTCTGCCGGCTTTCAGTTTGGCAAAAAGACCTACCGATTCGTCGTCAACGGTCGCACAGGTAAAGTGCGCGGCGAGCGCCCCTACAGCGTGTGGAAGATTACCTTAGCGGCACTCGCCGCGATTGCGGCCATAATTGTCATAATGGCGGTAGCGGATGAATCAGGTGCACTCGATACGCTGATCAACACTGTCGAATTCGGCGGCTTCTGA
- a CDS encoding alpha/beta hydrolase, producing MPIIEVNGIQLDYADAGSGEPLLIIHGLGSSHHDWEDQIALLAQHFRVIAPSMRGFGESEKVHDHSVKTWSEDVLALADYFGFETFHLLGFSMGGAISYQTAVDQPTRLRSLTIINSQPSFELNEWYKHMMVLYRIAMARVVGMKRLARFVAKRVFPDPHQADLRQRMIRRHENNDQDSYVKAVQALAGWSVADRIHQLEMPVLVLAADQDYTPLEDKLVYLEQMGNARLEVIQNSRHVSHVDQAEVVYELVRDHVMNVEADQLR from the coding sequence ATGCCCATCATCGAAGTGAATGGAATCCAACTTGACTACGCAGACGCAGGCAGTGGTGAGCCGCTATTGATTATTCATGGTCTGGGATCAAGCCATCACGATTGGGAGGATCAGATCGCGCTCCTTGCGCAGCATTTTCGGGTGATCGCGCCCAGCATGCGCGGTTTCGGTGAGTCGGAAAAAGTGCACGATCACTCGGTTAAAACCTGGTCAGAGGACGTGTTGGCCTTGGCGGATTATTTTGGCTTCGAGACGTTTCACCTGCTCGGGTTTTCGATGGGCGGCGCCATTTCCTACCAGACGGCGGTGGATCAGCCGACCAGGCTGCGCTCGCTGACGATCATTAACAGCCAGCCAAGTTTCGAGCTCAACGAGTGGTACAAACACATGATGGTGTTGTACCGCATCGCGATGGCGCGCGTTGTTGGCATGAAGCGCCTTGCGCGTTTTGTCGCGAAACGCGTGTTTCCAGACCCGCATCAGGCGGATCTGCGGCAACGGATGATCCGACGCCACGAAAATAACGATCAAGACAGCTATGTGAAAGCAGTTCAGGCGCTAGCCGGATGGAGTGTGGCCGATCGTATTCATCAACTTGAGATGCCCGTATTGGTGCTCGCGGCGGATCAGGACTATACGCCTCTCGAGGACAAGCTCGTCTACCTTGAGCAAATGGGCAATGCGCGTCTAGAAGTTATTCAAAACAGCCGGCACGTGTCCCACGTGGATCAGGCTGAAGTGGTGTATGAGCTTGTGCGCGATCATGTGATGAACGTCGAGGCGGATCAACTGCGCTGA
- a CDS encoding gamma-glutamyltransferase → MSRVAIASSTQLSADAGASLAREGGNAVDAAIAAALVAITTEPGICSPGCGGFVTVWPPHGDPVTIDGNIEMPGRGLDPARLGQGAWEVTMQYGGGVSTYVGHGSVGTPGGLAALDRTWQRFGHLPWAALFGPVLDSAKHGFPLSPASYSYLQFSHECVYGWLPQSHAPLHHNDALKKVGDTVVVEHLADSFEAIARDGVDTFYRGDLAKLIAADFEANGGVMTAMDLAEYEVLERTPLPFVLNDWRLATNPAPAIGGVTLMAMLELLTHPDHPAGGGWDNAFTARIADIQHRVLMHRLHHLDYSEALQADTQRLLELARSGSVPLARPAASTVHTSAVDTDGLACAITLSSGYGAGVMPPGTGIWMNNCLGEIELNRKGLNAGPTGMRLASNMAPTTGRHANGQVLSIGSPGADRITSALLCTLNNFMREGLSLEEAIARPRLHLEINDGDPRVAYERGVDASGVILPTREFDEPSMFFGGVGAALHTPGSELIAAADPRRRGGRAIA, encoded by the coding sequence ATGTCCCGTGTAGCCATCGCCTCCAGCACTCAGCTTTCCGCCGACGCCGGCGCGTCACTCGCGCGAGAGGGGGGCAATGCGGTCGATGCCGCCATCGCCGCTGCGTTGGTCGCCATTACAACCGAACCCGGCATCTGCTCACCCGGTTGCGGGGGCTTTGTGACGGTGTGGCCTCCACACGGCGACCCCGTGACGATTGATGGCAACATCGAAATGCCAGGACGCGGCCTGGATCCCGCGCGACTCGGCCAAGGGGCCTGGGAAGTCACGATGCAGTATGGCGGCGGTGTGTCGACCTACGTGGGTCATGGCAGCGTGGGCACGCCTGGCGGCCTGGCCGCACTCGATCGCACTTGGCAGCGATTTGGCCATCTGCCTTGGGCGGCATTATTCGGTCCGGTGCTCGACAGTGCAAAGCACGGATTTCCGTTATCACCGGCCTCCTACAGCTACCTGCAGTTTTCGCACGAGTGCGTCTACGGTTGGCTACCGCAGAGCCACGCGCCGCTACACCACAATGACGCGCTTAAGAAAGTGGGCGACACGGTGGTGGTTGAACACCTAGCGGACAGTTTCGAAGCGATCGCGCGCGATGGCGTCGACACATTTTATCGCGGCGATCTGGCCAAACTGATCGCCGCCGATTTTGAGGCGAACGGCGGCGTCATGACGGCTATGGATCTGGCCGAATATGAGGTATTGGAGCGCACGCCGCTCCCGTTCGTATTGAACGATTGGCGGCTGGCGACCAACCCCGCTCCGGCCATCGGCGGCGTCACGCTCATGGCCATGCTCGAATTACTGACCCATCCCGATCATCCGGCAGGCGGCGGCTGGGATAACGCGTTCACCGCCCGTATCGCCGATATTCAACACCGGGTTCTGATGCATCGACTGCATCATCTTGATTACAGTGAGGCACTGCAAGCCGATACACAACGCCTACTCGAACTGGCCCGCAGCGGGTCGGTTCCGTTAGCCCGGCCAGCGGCCTCCACCGTGCACACATCCGCCGTCGATACGGACGGGCTGGCCTGCGCGATCACCCTCTCATCGGGCTACGGGGCGGGCGTGATGCCACCCGGTACGGGCATTTGGATGAATAATTGTCTTGGCGAAATTGAGCTCAATCGCAAAGGACTCAATGCGGGGCCAACCGGCATGCGACTGGCGTCAAACATGGCGCCAACGACCGGTCGCCACGCAAATGGTCAAGTGCTGTCGATCGGTTCGCCAGGCGCGGATCGCATCACCAGTGCCCTGCTCTGCACGCTCAATAACTTCATGCGCGAAGGGTTATCGCTTGAAGAGGCCATCGCGCGGCCCCGCCTACATCTTGAAATTAATGATGGCGATCCACGGGTCGCCTACGAGCGGGGCGTGGACGCGAGTGGTGTGATCTTGCCCACGCGCGAATTTGATGAACCGTCTATGTTCTTTGGTGGTGTCGGCGCGGCACTTCATACGCCAGGGTCTGAGCTGATCGCGGCCGCCGATCCCCGTCGTCGCGGCGGCCGGGCCATCGCCTGA
- a CDS encoding MBL fold metallo-hydrolase yields MIKRLLWIVLSLTAVGLVYDALTMARYEGPKSGLFDGQTFYSASYEKKRPSDLLKWRFNREPGAWEHRTTQTQRPPERVSEGLRITLINHATLLIQTANLNLLTDPTWSGSTGPFGKIGPSRFRHPGVPFDALPPIDAVFVSHSHYDHMDLPTLARLDKTHAPLFIVGLGNAGNLAKVNIDNVIELDWWAETKVGDSLTLTMTPARHWSKRTALDTNRTLWGSFVLHDDARPLVFFAGDTGLGNHFRLIRQRLGEVPVALMPIGAYLPRWFMKDNHLSPSDALTATSDLGSDVMIPIHYGTFALGDDGQDLPLTTLRDEHSRLALLGDESIPTLQVLDNGESVRIDAHTR; encoded by the coding sequence ATGATCAAGCGATTGCTTTGGATTGTCTTGAGTTTGACGGCCGTTGGCCTGGTCTATGACGCACTGACGATGGCGCGCTATGAGGGACCCAAGTCTGGCCTGTTTGATGGCCAGACATTTTACTCAGCCAGTTACGAGAAGAAACGTCCCTCCGATCTGCTTAAGTGGCGATTCAATCGTGAACCCGGCGCCTGGGAACATCGGACAACTCAGACGCAGCGTCCACCCGAACGTGTCAGCGAAGGCCTGCGCATTACACTGATTAACCACGCAACCCTACTCATCCAAACCGCGAACCTCAATTTGCTAACGGATCCTACTTGGTCAGGCTCCACCGGCCCCTTTGGCAAGATTGGACCATCACGCTTTCGCCATCCGGGCGTGCCGTTCGATGCGCTTCCTCCCATCGACGCGGTGTTTGTGAGCCATTCCCATTATGACCACATGGATTTACCAACGTTAGCGAGACTCGACAAAACCCATGCTCCGCTTTTTATCGTGGGTCTTGGCAATGCCGGCAATTTAGCAAAGGTCAACATCGATAATGTGATTGAGCTGGACTGGTGGGCGGAAACAAAGGTGGGTGACTCGCTCACCCTAACCATGACGCCCGCTCGGCACTGGTCCAAACGCACCGCGCTCGACACAAACCGCACCCTCTGGGGCAGTTTTGTGTTGCACGATGACGCGCGGCCCTTGGTGTTTTTTGCGGGCGACACCGGACTGGGAAACCACTTTCGTCTGATTCGTCAGCGCCTCGGTGAGGTGCCCGTGGCGCTCATGCCCATCGGCGCGTATCTGCCGCGTTGGTTCATGAAAGACAATCATTTGTCGCCTTCGGATGCGCTGACGGCCACCAGCGACCTCGGTAGCGATGTTATGATCCCCATTCATTACGGCACGTTTGCACTCGGTGACGACGGCCAGGACCTGCCACTAACGACACTGCGTGACGAACATTCACGCCTGGCGCTGCTCGGCGACGAATCCATCCCCACGCTGCAGGTCCTGGACAACGGCGAATCGGTGCGGATCGACGCCCATACGCGTTAA
- the pdxH gene encoding pyridoxamine 5'-phosphate oxidase: MLDDLLPADPMPLFANWLEEAWANADTPNPNGMALSSALVENGVAFPSTRIVLLKNLVVDPGYVVFYTNYQSRKGHELLTNCRAGALLHWDKLGRQVRLEGAVVKSPAAESDAYFGSRHRASRIGAWTSAQSQPIESREQLLEKRTQTEQRFGEDKVPRPPHWGGFRLFIDRLELWCDGEFRLHDRAVWQRVLNHTTEPTGGDAWRATRLQP; this comes from the coding sequence ATGCTCGACGATCTACTGCCTGCCGATCCAATGCCGCTGTTTGCCAACTGGCTGGAGGAGGCCTGGGCGAACGCTGACACGCCGAATCCCAATGGCATGGCGCTGTCAAGCGCGCTCGTGGAGAATGGAGTGGCCTTTCCATCGACACGCATCGTGTTGCTCAAAAATCTGGTCGTCGATCCAGGCTATGTTGTGTTCTACACCAATTATCAATCACGCAAGGGGCATGAGTTGCTCACCAATTGTCGCGCAGGCGCTCTGCTTCATTGGGACAAACTTGGCCGTCAGGTTCGCCTGGAGGGTGCCGTGGTGAAATCACCGGCAGCCGAGAGTGACGCCTATTTTGGGTCGCGTCATCGCGCATCGCGCATCGGCGCGTGGACCAGCGCGCAGAGTCAGCCTATCGAATCGCGCGAGCAGCTGCTTGAGAAACGCACTCAAACCGAGCAACGATTTGGTGAGGACAAGGTGCCGAGGCCGCCGCACTGGGGCGGTTTTCGACTGTTTATTGATCGACTCGAATTATGGTGTGACGGCGAATTTCGACTGCATGACCGCGCGGTTTGGCAGCGCGTTCTTAATCACACGACTGAGCCGACTGGCGGCGACGCATGGCGGGCAACGCGCCTGCAGCCCTAA
- a CDS encoding CPXCG motif-containing cysteine-rich protein, which translates to MDQQPYTITCPFCWESLDILLDPSVEHQRYTEDCQVCCHPIALSVTQDGHSVHVDVERE; encoded by the coding sequence TTGGATCAACAGCCCTACACCATCACATGCCCCTTTTGTTGGGAGTCACTGGATATCCTACTCGATCCCTCCGTCGAGCATCAGCGCTATACCGAAGACTGCCAGGTATGCTGCCATCCCATCGCGTTGAGCGTGACGCAGGATGGTCACTCGGTGCATGTTGACGTGGAGCGCGAGTAG
- a CDS encoding TonB-dependent receptor produces the protein MKYLLLIAGLLTVATGGAPVAAADEETRLERVIVTASRAEEWATRRAASITVIDRDQIELQNARDLADVLRFNAGLDIGRNGGPGQTTSVFIRGAESNHTLVLIDGVRINPGTIGVAAIQNIDPDLVERIEIVKGPRSTVYGTDAIGGVINVITRKGTSPQDVSLTVGGGSFNTTDVSAKFGFGDSEFGSNIGVSHYDTDGFATREGVDEDRGHDNLSFNFSLWQTVDNHRFEFDAFRSDGNTEYADFFLAPVDQDFTNQVLKGRLVTQIRPFWESALTLAHLTDDIQQNQPSFTGENDFVTTERYSFDWQNTLVDSGDNRVVLGLYGYDENADVLSFGTPFNEDTNVYGAYAEYGIRGANYDASFGARFTDHDDFGSATTWHVDVGYRVSPRVQLIAAAGTGFRAPDATDRFGFGGNPELDAEESTTLELGARFRISDRQMVSVRAFQQDIDNLINFVVTDFTTFAGMNENVDETSNDGFELSYLWAGERLRVETSLILQDPTDEGTGLTLLRRAEEVLSANASYQIGNGTIGLNVLASGKRPDFDSASFGRTDNPGYWLGNLSYSHRVNDRWTVRASIDNLLDTDYQTANGFNTAERSYFVEVNYGLSLVR, from the coding sequence GTGAAATATCTCCTACTGATTGCCGGTTTATTAACCGTCGCTACGGGCGGGGCGCCCGTCGCCGCAGCCGACGAAGAAACTCGCCTAGAGCGCGTGATTGTTACCGCGTCTCGGGCCGAAGAATGGGCCACCCGTCGGGCCGCCTCCATCACTGTGATCGATCGCGATCAAATCGAGCTACAAAACGCACGCGATTTGGCCGACGTGCTGCGCTTTAACGCGGGCCTCGATATCGGTCGTAACGGCGGCCCCGGCCAGACCACGTCCGTGTTTATTCGTGGCGCCGAGAGCAATCACACGCTCGTGTTGATCGACGGCGTGCGCATCAATCCCGGTACTATTGGCGTAGCGGCGATCCAGAACATTGACCCAGACTTAGTCGAGCGCATCGAAATCGTCAAAGGACCTCGCTCCACAGTGTATGGCACCGATGCCATCGGTGGCGTGATTAATGTCATTACCCGTAAAGGAACCTCACCACAGGACGTGTCGCTCACCGTAGGCGGCGGGAGCTTTAACACCACGGATGTCAGTGCGAAGTTCGGTTTTGGTGACAGCGAGTTTGGTTCGAATATCGGCGTTTCCCATTACGATACCGACGGCTTTGCAACGCGTGAGGGTGTCGACGAAGACCGCGGTCACGACAATCTGTCCTTCAACTTTTCGCTCTGGCAGACCGTCGACAACCACCGCTTTGAATTCGACGCGTTCCGCAGCGACGGCAACACCGAATACGCCGACTTCTTCCTGGCTCCCGTTGACCAGGATTTCACCAATCAGGTACTTAAGGGCAGATTGGTCACGCAAATCCGCCCCTTCTGGGAGAGCGCATTGACACTTGCGCACCTCACCGACGACATTCAGCAAAATCAGCCTAGCTTCACCGGCGAAAACGATTTTGTGACCACCGAGCGCTACAGCTTCGACTGGCAGAACACGCTGGTCGACTCCGGTGACAACCGCGTTGTCTTGGGCTTGTACGGCTATGACGAGAACGCCGACGTGCTGTCGTTTGGCACGCCGTTCAATGAAGACACCAACGTATATGGTGCGTATGCTGAATACGGCATTCGCGGCGCAAACTATGACGCATCGTTTGGCGCACGTTTTACCGATCATGACGATTTCGGTAGCGCCACCACCTGGCACGTAGACGTGGGATATCGCGTATCTCCCCGCGTACAGCTCATCGCCGCAGCCGGCACGGGTTTTCGCGCCCCCGACGCGACGGACCGATTCGGGTTTGGTGGCAATCCTGAGCTCGACGCGGAAGAATCAACGACCCTTGAACTGGGTGCGCGTTTTCGAATTTCTGACCGCCAAATGGTCAGCGTGCGTGCCTTCCAACAGGACATCGATAATCTCATCAACTTTGTGGTTACCGACTTCACGACGTTTGCTGGTATGAACGAAAACGTTGATGAGACCAGCAACGACGGTTTTGAGCTAAGCTATTTGTGGGCCGGCGAACGACTCCGTGTTGAGACAAGCTTAATCCTGCAAGACCCCACGGACGAAGGCACCGGCCTAACGCTGCTCCGACGTGCCGAAGAGGTGCTGAGTGCCAATGCGTCATATCAAATCGGCAATGGCACGATCGGTCTCAATGTGCTGGCATCCGGTAAGCGACCCGACTTTGACTCCGCGTCGTTCGGACGCACAGACAACCCTGGGTATTGGCTGGGCAACCTAAGCTATAGTCATCGAGTAAACGATCGCTGGACGGTGCGTGCCAGCATCGACAACCTGCTCGATACTGACTATCAAACTGCAAACGGTTTCAACACGGCAGAGCGCAGCTACTTTGTCGAGGTCAACTACGGGCTGTCTCTGGTTCGCTAA